From a single Raphanus sativus cultivar WK10039 chromosome 3, ASM80110v3, whole genome shotgun sequence genomic region:
- the LOC108844626 gene encoding serine/threonine-protein kinase PBL34, with translation MALDDTAPVKAQSKKKPNESENQKRKKKNDVVSNSKGQQHFEEDDEEEEREEPSGGCWVKFRFMIGCLPSKSDVDASSSSLYATTTTSTVTTMESKSANEKSTDQPAGGGGPVSSTTTTSNAGSSSSTPMISEELKAYSNLRNFTFNDLKLSTRNFRPESLLGEGGFGCVFKGWIEENGTAPVKPGTGLTVAVKTLNPDGLQGHKEWLAEINFLGNLLHPNLVKLVGYCIEDDQRLLVYEFMPRGSLENHLFRRSLPLPWSIRMKIAVGAAKGLSFLHEEALKPVIYRDFKTSNILLDADYNAKLSDFGLAKDAPDEGKTHVSTRVMGTYGYAAPEYVMTGHLTSKSDVYSFGVVLLEMLTGRRSMDKNRPNGEHNLVEWARPHLLDKRRFYRLLDPRLEGHFSIKGAQKVTQLAAQCLSRDPKVRPKMSDVVEALKPLPHLKDMASSSYYFQTMQAERLKNGSGRSTQLGGTNGFGSRNGQPQPVFRTLSSPHGQHGSSPYRHQVPSPKPKGATT, from the exons ATGGCTTTAGACGATACTGCTCCTGTCAAAGCTCAATCGAAGAAGAAACCTAACGAGAGCGAGAAtcagaaaaggaagaagaaaaacgaTGTCGTTTCCAACAGTAAAGGCCAACAACActttgaagaagatgatgaagaagaagaaagagaagaaccAAGTGGTGGGTGCTGGGTCAAGTTCAGGTTCATGATTGGTTGCTTACCTTCAAAATCAGATGTTGatgcttcctcttcttctctctatGCCACCACCACTACCAGCACAG TTACTACAATGGAAAGTAAATCGGCAAATGAGAAATCAACTGACCAACcagctggtggtggtggtcctGTTTCCTCAACCACGACAACTAGCAATGCAGGAAGCTCCTCGTCGACTCCGATGATCAGCGAAGAGCTCAAGGCGTATTCCAACCTGAGGAACTTTACTTTCAACGACCTTAAGCTATCCACTAGAAACTTCAGACCGGAGTCTCTTCTCGGTGAAGGAGGTTTCGGTTGCGTCTTTAAAGGGTGGATCGAAGAGAACGGAACTGCTCCTGTTAAACCCGGTACTGGGCTTACCGTTGCTGTCAAAACGTTGAATCCTGATGGACTTCAAGGTCACAAAGAATGGCTT GCTGAGATCAATTTCCTTGGTAACCTACTTCATCCGAATCTGGTTAAGCTGGTTGGTTATTGCATCGAAGATGATCAAAGGCTGCTTGTTTACGAGTTCATGCCTCGTGGAAGTTTGGAGAATCACCTTTTCAGAA GGTCGTTGCCTCTTCCTTGGTCTATCCGGATGAAGATTGCAGTAGGCGCTGCAAAAGGTCTCAGTTTCCTCCATGAAGAAGCTTTGAAGCCTGTCATCTATCGAGACTTCAAAACCTCAAACATTTTACTCGATGCA GACTACAATGCAAAACTATCTGATTTTGGACTAGCCAAAGACGCTCCTGATGAAGGCAAAACACATGTCTCTACTCGTGTTATGGGTACATATGGTTACGCTGCTCCTGAGTATGTTATGACCG gTCACTTGACATCAAAGAGCGATGTATACAGTTTCGGTGTGGTTCTCCTCGAAATGCTAACCGGACGACGGTCTATGGACAAGAACCGCCCAAACGGTGAGCACAACTTAGTGGAATGGGCGAGACCGCATCTCCTCGACAAAAGAAGGTTCTACCGGTTACTTGATCCGAGACTCGAGGGCCATTTCTCGATCAAAGGCGCACAAAAGGTGACTCAGCTCGCCGCGCAGTGTCTAAGCCGCGACCCCAAGGTAAGGCCGAAGATGAGCGACGTCGTCGAAGCGCTCAAACCGCTCCCGCATCTCAAAGACATGGCGAGCTCTTCTTACTACTTTCAGACGATGCAAGCCGAGCGTTTGAAAAACGGGTCGGGACGGTCTACTCAGCTGGGAGGAACAAACGGGTTTGGTTCGAGAAACGGGCAGCCGCAGCCGGTGTTTAGGACGCTGTCTAGTCCTCATGGTCAACATGGTTCTTCGCCTTATCGACATCAGGTTCCTTCTCCAAAACCTAAAGGAGCAACTACATAA
- the LOC108846304 gene encoding probable pectate lyase 19 has protein sequence MQQILKKMVMARLLKLMFMFFCIAGLIPTIRAETFDELDEYWLQRGDEAREFTLQAYHSDPYEILDHFHERHYDNSTDVAPTEEETSAKPEEVENEVIDMVGDHNSTNSTRRSLKGKGKGKWSKLKGPCTASNPIDKCWRCRKNWSKRRKRLVKCVRGFGHMTVGGKHGRIYVVTSNLDEDMVNPEPGTLRHAVIQKEPLWIIFKNDMSIRLNQELLINSFKTIDARGANVHVAHGAGITMQFVRHVIIHGLHIHHISESSGGMIRDSADHFGMRTRADGDGLSIYGSSNIWIDHVSMSQCQDGLIDAIVGSTAITISNSHFTHHNDVMLLGAQNTYDLDKKMQVTVAYNHFGKGLVQRMPRIRWGFVHVVNNDYTHWELYAIGGSQSPTILSQGNRFIAPPHLPHYREVTKRDYAPEEEWKHWNWRSEKDIFMNGAYFRQSGDPNYETDHTRRNMIKPKNGYAVSKLTKYAGALDCRVGRRC, from the exons ATgcaacaaatattaaaaaagatgGTTATGGCTAGGCTGTTGAAGTTGATGTTCATGTTTTTTTGTATTGCCGGTCTGATTCCGACCATACGAGCCGAGACGTTTGATGAGTTGGACGAATATTGGCTCCAACGAGGCGATGAAGCCCGAGAGTTCACTCTTCAAGCTTATCATTCTGATCCTTACGAAATCCTCGATCACTTTCACGAACGTCATTACGA CAACTCTACTGATGTTGCCCCGACCGAGGAAGAGACCAGCGCAAAGCCTGAAGAGGTGGAAAATGAGGTCATTGATATGGTCGGAGATCATAACTCGACGAACAGCACGAGGCGAAGCTTAAAAGGTAAAGGCAAAGGAAAATGGAGTAAGCTCAAGGGACCGTGCACCGCAAGTAACCCGATAGATAAATGCTGGCGTTGCCGTAAGAACTGGTCTAAGCGTCGCAAGAGGCTTGTCAAATGTGTACGCGGGTTCGGACACATGACGGTCGGCGGGAAACACGGACGCATCTACGTGGTTACGAGCAACCTCGACGAGGACATGGTGAACCCTGAACCCGGGACGTTGCGTCACGCCGTGATCCAGAAGGAACCACTCTGGATCATTTTCAAGAACGATATGAGCATTCGTCTAAACCAAGAGCTCCTGATTAACAGCTTCAAGACGATCGATGCGCGAGGAGCTAACGTCCATGTCGCGCATGGCGCGGGGATCACGATGCAGTTCGTGAGACATGTTATTATCCATGGTTTGCATATTCACCACATTTCTGAGAGTAGCGGCGGTATGATCCGTGACTCGGCAGACCATTTTGGAATGAGGACTAGAGCCGATGGAGACGGTTTATCTATATACGGTTCGTCTAACATTTGGATTGACCATGTCTCCATGTCGCAATGTCAAGATGGACTCATTGATGCCATTGTTGGATCCACTGCCATTACAATCTCCAACTCTCACTTCACTCACCACAACGAT GTGATGTTGCTTGGTGCTCAAAACACTTATGATTTGGACAAGAAGATGCAAGTGACAGTAGCTTATAACCATTTCGGTAAAGGACTTGTGCAGAGGATGCCAAGGATCAGGTGGGGATTTGTTCATGTTGTGAACAATGACTACACTCATTGGGAGCTTTACGCTATCGGAGGCAGTCAAAGTCCGACAATTCTCAGCCAAGGAAACCGATTCATAGCTCCTCCACACTTGCCTCATTACAGAGAG GTGACAAAGAGAGACTATGCTCCCGAAGAAGAGTGGAAACACTGGAACTGGAGATCCGAAAAAGATATATTCATGAATGGAGCTTATTTCAGACAATCTGGAGATCCTAATTACGAAACTGATCATACAAGACGTAACATGATTAAACCGAAAAATGGATACGCTGTTTCAAAGCTGACCAAATACGCAGGAGCCCTTGATTGCAGAGTCGGAAGACGCTGTtag
- the LOC108846133 gene encoding plant cysteine oxidase 1-like isoform X1, producing MGFEMKTEKDVLSKDQCKVKSPNPNSVNSPHIKKKKKKKKNKSKKTKKTSPPRKRSDSPADEITAVRRLFDTCKEVFSDGGPGVIPSLDKIQQLRDILDNMKPEDVGLTPTMPYFRPDYGPESKSSPPITYLHLHQCEQFSIGIFCLPPSGVIPLHNHPGMTVFSKLLFGTMHIKSYDWVVDAPMSISIAVRDSKTRLAKLKMDSTLTAPCNASILYPEDGGNMHRFTARTACAVLDVLGPPYCNPEGRHCTYFLEFPLDNFSSEEDNVLRGEVEKEGHAWLQERDDKPDDLNVVGALYTGPKVED from the exons ATGGGGTTTGAAATGAAAACAGAGAAAGACGTTTTGAGTAAAGACCAATGTAAAGTTAAAAGCCCTAATCCAAACTCTGTTAATTCACCTcatatcaagaagaagaagaagaagaagaagaataagagcaagaagacgaagaagacgTCGCCGCCACGGAAGAGGAGTGATTCTCCGGCGGATGAGATCACTGCGGTGCGGCGGCTGTTTGATACCTGCAAGGAAGTGTTCTCCGATGGCGGTCCTGGAGTCATTCCTTCTCTAGATAAAATCCAGCAGCTTCGTGACATTCTCG ACAACATGAAACCAGAGGATGTCGGATTAACTCCGACCATGCCGTATTTCCGACCAGATTACGGACCGGAGAGTAAGTCTTCGCCACCGATAACGTACCTGCATCTACACCAATGCGAACAATTCTCG ATTGGGATTTTCTGTTTACCGCCTTCTGGTGTCATTCCTCTTCATAACCACCCAGGGATGACGGTGTTTAGCAAGCTTCTCTTTGGTACAATGCACATCAAGTCGTATGATTGGGTTGTTGATGCTCCAA TGTCAATCTCAATCGCAGTGAGAGATTCGAAAACCCGGCTGGCAAAACTGAAGATGGACTCGACGTTAACCGCACCATGCAACGCCTCCATTCTATACCCGGAAGATGGTGGGAACATGCATAGGTTCACAGCCAGAACAGCGTGCGCGGTTCTAGACGTGCTTGGCCCTCCTTACTGCAATCCAGAAGGCAGACATTGTACTTACTTCTTAGAGTTCCCTTTAGACAACTTCTCATCAG AGGAAGATAACGTTTTGAGAGGTGAAGTGGAGAAAGAAGGTCATGCATGGCTGCAAGAAAGAGATGATAAACCAGATGATCTTAACGTAGTTGGAGCTTTATACACAGGCCCAAAGGTTGAGGACtga
- the LOC108846133 gene encoding plant cysteine oxidase 1-like isoform X2 produces the protein MGFEMKTEKDVLSKDQCKVKSPNPNSVNSPHIKKKKKKKKNKSKKTKKTSPPRKRSDSPADEITAVRRLFDTCKEVFSDGGPGVIPSLDKIQQLRDILDNMKPEDVGLTPTMPYFRPDYGPESKSSPPITYLHLHQCEQFSIGIFCLPPSGVIPLHNHPGMTVFSKLLFGTMHIKSYDWVVDAPMRDSKTRLAKLKMDSTLTAPCNASILYPEDGGNMHRFTARTACAVLDVLGPPYCNPEGRHCTYFLEFPLDNFSSEEDNVLRGEVEKEGHAWLQERDDKPDDLNVVGALYTGPKVED, from the exons ATGGGGTTTGAAATGAAAACAGAGAAAGACGTTTTGAGTAAAGACCAATGTAAAGTTAAAAGCCCTAATCCAAACTCTGTTAATTCACCTcatatcaagaagaagaagaagaagaagaagaataagagcaagaagacgaagaagacgTCGCCGCCACGGAAGAGGAGTGATTCTCCGGCGGATGAGATCACTGCGGTGCGGCGGCTGTTTGATACCTGCAAGGAAGTGTTCTCCGATGGCGGTCCTGGAGTCATTCCTTCTCTAGATAAAATCCAGCAGCTTCGTGACATTCTCG ACAACATGAAACCAGAGGATGTCGGATTAACTCCGACCATGCCGTATTTCCGACCAGATTACGGACCGGAGAGTAAGTCTTCGCCACCGATAACGTACCTGCATCTACACCAATGCGAACAATTCTCG ATTGGGATTTTCTGTTTACCGCCTTCTGGTGTCATTCCTCTTCATAACCACCCAGGGATGACGGTGTTTAGCAAGCTTCTCTTTGGTACAATGCACATCAAGTCGTATGATTGGGTTGTTGATGCTCCAA TGAGAGATTCGAAAACCCGGCTGGCAAAACTGAAGATGGACTCGACGTTAACCGCACCATGCAACGCCTCCATTCTATACCCGGAAGATGGTGGGAACATGCATAGGTTCACAGCCAGAACAGCGTGCGCGGTTCTAGACGTGCTTGGCCCTCCTTACTGCAATCCAGAAGGCAGACATTGTACTTACTTCTTAGAGTTCCCTTTAGACAACTTCTCATCAG AGGAAGATAACGTTTTGAGAGGTGAAGTGGAGAAAGAAGGTCATGCATGGCTGCAAGAAAGAGATGATAAACCAGATGATCTTAACGTAGTTGGAGCTTTATACACAGGCCCAAAGGTTGAGGACtga